AAGCATGTTTTATTGGTAGAAGACATAATAGACTCAGGTCTCACTCTTTCTTATCTAAGTGATATTATGATTAGAAGAGGAGCAAAAAGCGTAAAAGTAGCTACTCTGCTCAATAAACCTGCAAGAAGAGAAAAAGAAGTAAGTATCGATTATTGCGGATTTGAAGTACCGAATGAATTTATAGTTGGTTACGGAATCGATTACTCCGAAATGTATCGAAATCTAACATTTATAGCAGCGCTAGACGAAAAGGCTTATTCATAAGAACGAATAGATGTTTTAATTGGTATTAAATCGATGTTATTTACGCTAAAGCTTCAATATTGATTAAAAATGCTATTAATGTTACAATTATAAAATGTAAGTTTATTCGGCCTTTAAGTGGTATTATAATAGAGTGAAGCCATTTAAAGGTCGAATTCATAATCTGAAAGGAGGATAAATTTGAACAAAAGATTCAGAGGCACACCTATATATATTGTCCTTCTGTTATTACTGGCACTCCTTTTATCCAGACTGGGAAGAAATGTTCCTCAAGTTGAAGATATAAGTATGACAAAATTTGTCGAATACCTTGAAACAAACCAGGTATCAAAAGTCAGTAAGCAGGGTAACCATTATGTCGGTGAGTTAAAAGATAAAACAGAATTTAAACTATTCAGTTCCGATAGTGACTTTTACAATAATTATTTAAAAGAAAAAGTCGATAGTAAGGCGATAGAAATGAAGGAAGAAGAACCGCCGCAAAGGGCTTGGTGGGTAGAACTCTTGCCCACATTATTCGTCGTCGTCATTGTGATAGGAGCATGGTACTTGTTCATGTCCCAGACTCAGGGCGGCAATAACCGGGTCATGAGCTTTGGAAAGAGTAAAGCCAAGCTGCATCGGGAAGACGGTGAAATGATAAACTTCAGCGATGTCGCCGGCTTGGTCGAAGAAAAGGAAGAACTGGGTGAAATTGTAGACTTCTTAAAAGACCCAAGAAAGTTTACCGAACTTGGAGCCAGAATTCCAAAAGGAGTACTCCTTGTAGGTCCTCCGGGAACCGGTAAAACCTATCTTTCAAAGGCAGTAGCGGGAGAAGCAAAAGTTCCATTTTATAGTATAAGTGGTTCCGATTTCGTTGAGATGTTCGTCGGAGTCGGTGCATCAAGAGTTAGAGACCTATTCAATGAAGCAAAGAAAAATGCTCCATGTATTATATTTATAGACGAGATTGACGCCGTAGGTAGAAGAAGGGGAGCAGGTCTTGGCGGAGGTCATGACGAAAGAGAACAGACCTTGAACCAACTGTTAGTCGAAATGGATGGCTTTAGTACAAATGAAGGAATAATAGTCATGGCTGCAACAAACAGACCTGACATTCTGGACCCTGCAATCCTTAGACCGGGTAGATTTGACAGACAGGTCTATGTCGGACTTCCGGATGTAAAGGGTAGAGAAGCAATCCTACTTGTACACACCAGAAACAAGAGGCTTGAGCCTGATGTAGACTTAAAAGCAATCGCTAAGACAACTTCAGGATTTACTCCGGCAGATCTTGAAAACCTATGTAATGAAGCTGCATTGCTGACCGCAAGACATAATCTTAAAGCAATAACAAGAGAAATCTTCGAAGAAGCTGCAATAAAAGTTGTAGCCGGACCTGAGAAGAAGAGTAAAGTAGTAGTAGAAAAGGAAAGAGTTCTAACCGCATATCATGAAGCAGGACATGCAATTGTATCCAGACTATTACCGGATACAGATCCCGTTCACATGATAACCATCATTCCAAGGGGAATGGCGGGAGGATTTACAGCATATATTCCTGAAGAAGATACCAATTATCATACCAAGAAAGGTATGGAGCACAGGCTGGTATCTCTATTGGGTGGTAGAGCTGCTGAAGACCTTGTACTCGACGATATATCCACCGGAGCATCAAATGATATAGAGAGAGCAACAAAGATTGCCAGAGCCATGGTAACTATTTACGGTATGAGTGAAAAACTCGGACCTATGAAATACGGTACTGACGAAGAGGATGTATTCCTCGGCAGAGACTTTGGAAGGTCTAGAAACTATTCAGAAGAAGTTGCAGCTGAAATTGATACCGAGATGAGAAAACTAATCGGAGAAGCCTATGATTTAGCTTTAAATCTTCTTAAAGACAATATCAGAGCGCTACATGCACTTGCAAAAGAACTTCTCGATAAAGAAACTCTTAACTCAGATGAATTTGAAGCAATATTCCAAAAAAATACCGAGCCAAATGGTGAGGTAATCGTTCATGAAGAACTTCAAAAAGTTAAAGACATGGACAAAAAGATAGAAGAAAATCTATCTCAAGGTGAACCGACTGAAGAAGCGGAAGAACCACCTGAGATGGACTTTGAACCTGAAGAAGATTAAAAACCCGTAAGGGTTTTTTAATCTTCTACATATTTAATGTAGATATGTAAGTGATAAAGACGATTTTAAAGGGAGCCAAAAATGAAAAGCGATGAAATGATACTTGCCCTCTATACAATAATGTTTGCATTTGTAGTATACATGTCGTACAAGACCTTTACGATAAGGAAAGACATCAAAGGTGAACAGATTACATTCAATCAAAAACCCAAGATTTTACAATATATACTCGTAGGACTCCTATTGGCTATGATATTTATGGTACAAGGAATCTATTTGAAAATCATCCTTTTGGGTATCTCGACATATTTTGTATACAATTCAACAGAAAAAATATCATTTTCTGAACATGGTATTTACCATAATGGTAGATTGGAGGCTTGGGATGATATTAAGCAGTGGCAATTTGACGATAAAAAAGATGCGCTTATTATTCACACTTCTAAACAAAAGCCAAACAATGTAAGGATTTATCCTACGAGAAAAGAAGATAAAGACGAAATCAACAAGACGATAAGAAAGTTTAAACAAAAGAAAAACAGGAAAAAATAATGGATGGAAATATAGTAATTCCCGCGGGAATCAAAATAGGACATTATACCGATGAGAGCGCTAAAACAGGCTGCACCGTACTTGTATTCGAAGACGGTGCAACTTGCAGTGTAGATGTAAGGGGGGGAGCACCAGGTACAAGAGAAACCGATTTACTCGAACCGGGCAATCTTGTAAATATGGTCCATGCCATCCTACTTAGTGGAGGATCTGCTTTCGGCCTGGATGCAGCTACAGGAGTAATGCAGGAACTGGAATCAAGAGGTATCGGATTTATGACACCTGATGCCGTCGTTCCGATAGTACCGGCTGCGGTAATTTACGACTTGAGTATAGGAAATCCCGGAATAAGACCGGATGCAAAAGCAGGAAGAACTGCAACTCAAAATGCTTTGGATTCTAGTGAAAAACCCGAACTCTCAGGTAGTATTGGAGCCGGAACGGGAGCCACGGTAGCAAAGATGCTCGGTATGGAAGCTTCAACTAAATCCGGTATCGGATCTGCAAGTGTAATCAGTGGAGAAACCGAAGTATTTGCTTTAGTTGTAGTCAATGCGGTTGGTGATATCTACGATGAGACAAATGGTCAAATAATTGCAATGCCTAAAAATCCTGTAAGTGGCGAATCGTATCCATCTGAACAATTAATTCTAAATTACAATAATCCAACACCTCTTCAAAATACCACAATAGGAGTCATTGCTACAAATGCAAGGCTCACCAAAGCTGAACTGAAGAGGCTATGCATATCAGGACATGATGCCTATGCACAATGTATAAAACCCGTTCACAGTCTAAGTGACGGAGATACAGTATTTGCCGTCTCTACAGCCAAAATCGAGGACAACCTGGACAAACTTATGGTTATGGCATCGAAAGCTGTCAGAGAGGCTATAAAAAATTCAATTAGATGATAATTAACTCCGTTTGCTAAGGCGGAAGTGATTTATCAAATATGACCGGTATCCAAAGAGAACCGGATCGGAGGTATAAAATGAAAAATAAAATTAGCACAAGAGAACTATCCATAATGGGACTACTTATAGGAATAATGATAGTCCTTACATCGACACCACTGGGATTCATTCCGGTAGGACCGATTTTTGCAACAACAATCCACATACCCGTATTAATAGCTGCAATACTATTAGGAAGAAAAGGCGGAACGATAATGGGGTTGGTATTTGGTCTATTATCACTGATAAGGGCATATACGAATCCAACCGCAACGAGTTTCATATTCATGGATCCATTAGTATCCCTTTTCCCTAGAATTGCAATGGGCTATTTAACGGGCTTATTTTATGATAAGGTAAAAGACAAAAATCCTGGCAAAATCAAGACGGCTGCATTTGTAATAGCAGGCATACTGATGATTTATACAGCTTATAATCTGTTCAAGAGGCTTTCTGAAGGTTTTTCAGCCTCTGTTATAAGCTATATCATATTCATAATCTTGACCATAGGAATTATGCTCATACTGAATAATTCCAAGGATAAAAACAAATTCAGCTTCTACATCACAGCTGCTTTCGGTACTGCCTTTAATACATTTTCAGTACTGTCAATGGTCTATTTTTTACATGCCAAAGGATTTATGGAAGCAATCGGAAAAACTCCAGATATTGCACTCAACACCATACTTTCAATAGCAGTAATAAACGGACTGCCTGAAATACTTGTAGCCGGAATTTTAGTAGCAGCAGTCGTCGGTGTAATTAAGAAAAAATAAGAAATGCTAAATAGGAGAAAAATATGTTATTAGTAATAGATATCGGAAACACAAATATAGTTTTTGGGGTTTATGACGGAGATGAGTTGACGCACTACTGGAGAATATCATCCGATACCGACAGAGCATCAGATGAATACGGTTTGATATTGATACAACTTTTAAATGTCAATGACCTTGAATATGGTGATATTGACGATGTCATAATTGCCTCAGTAGTACCGAAACTTACTCATACCATTCCAACCATGTGTGAGAGATATCTGAATATTACTCCAATTATAGTTGGAACCGGAACAAAAACGGGAATCAATATAAGATACGATAATCCTAAAGAAGTCGGAGCAGATAGGATTGTAAACTCTGTAGCAGGCTATGAGCACTATGGTGGACCATTGATAATAGTAGACATCGGTACTGCCATAAGCTTTGATGTAATTAATGAAAAAGGCGATTATCTAGGTGGAGCAATAGCACCCGGCATTGGAATAGCAAGTGATGCGCTATTTATGCGAACATCAAAACTTCCAAAAGTAGAACTGACCGATCCTAGTAGAGTAATAGGCAGAACTACAATACAGAGTATGCAGTCCGGAATTATCTTCGGATATATAGGACTTATAGACGGAATGATAGAGAGAATACTTGAAGAAATGGGAACCACTGTAGAAAACACCAAAGTATTGGGAACAGGAGGTTTCAGTAGACTTATAATCCAACAGAGTAAATACATAAACGAATTGGATATAATGCTTACATTAAAAGGGCTTAAACTGATATATGAAAAAAATAGAAAGTAGTAATTCAAAAAAAACACCAAAAATCTACATGGCGCCCATGGCAGGGATTACAGATAGGGCCTTTAGGGAAATGTGCACTGAATTCGGTGCGGATATATGCTTTACAGAAATGGTAAATGTCAAAGGACTCTATTATGGAGATGAAGGAACTGACAGACTCCTTGACATGGGACCAGAAGAGACAAATGTAGGAATACAGATTTTCGGTAGAGATGTAGAAATTATAGAAAAAGTAATCTACTACAAAACAAATAAACTCGAAAATATTAAAATTCTCGATTTTAATATCGGATGTCCTGCTCCTAAGATATTCAAAAACAGGGAAGGATCATACCTTATGAGTGAACCTGAACTGGTTGGCAAGATACTTGAAACCATGGTAAAGACATCCAAGGTACCGGTATCCGCCAAGATAAGACTGGGAACAGACCCTAAAAACATCAACTACAAGGAAATAGCCAAAATTGCTGAAGAAGCCGGTGTTTGTCAATTGACATTACATGGAAGAACCAGAGACAGTTATTATTCGGGTGAAGTCAATATAGAAGCAATAAAAGAGTTAGTAGAACTTTTGGACATCCCCGTAATTGGAAATGGAGATATATTTTCTGCAGAAGATGCTGTCCATATGCTGGAGTATACAAGATGTGACTCCATCATGATAGCAAGAGGTGCACTCGGCAATCCTTTTATATTCAGTGAAATTAAAGAAGCTCTTAAAGGTAATGAGTTTAGTAAACCAGACTTAGAGATGAGAAGAGAAGTACTACTCAGACATTACGAAAAGATAAGAGAATACAAGCCCGAACATATTGCAATCAGAGAGATGAGAAAACATGCAGCCTGGTATCTTAAAGGACTACCCGGATCAAATATCATAAAAAACAAGATAAACACAGCTCAAAGCATGGAGGAGGTTCTCACACATCTGGACTCTATGGAAACAAGTGCATAAAAGCTATAAATTTAATATGTATTGACATTATAATTTATAAAGTATAAAACTATTATGTGAAATCTTGACAAAAGTTAAAATATATTATAATATTCGCATTATTAGTAAAAATCACCAAGGAGAGAGATTATGGTACAGAAAGAAGTAATTTTGACAAAAGAAGGACTTCAAAAATTAGAAGAAGAATTAAACCTTCTTAGAACTACGAGAAGAAAAGAAATAGCTGAAAAAATAAAAATAGCTAGAGGATTCGGAGATTTATCTGAAAATGCTGAATACGACGAAGCCAAAACCGAGCAAGCACAAAATGAAGATAGAATCATGAAACTTGAAAATATGCTAAGAAATGCTCAAACCATAGATGAATCAGCAATATCAAAAGATAAAGTCAGTATTGGATCAAAAATCAAGATACTGGATATCGAATTTGACGAAGAGCTGGAGTATACCATTGTCGGTTCAGCAGAAGCGGATCCGATAAAAGGACTTATTTCAAATGTTTCACCCGTTGGAAGCGCGCTAATAGGAAAAAAAGCAGGAGAAACTGTATCTGTTAATGCACCCGGCGGCATAGTTGAGTACAAAATACTTGAACTTATAGTATAATATAAGAGTAAGGTATAACATTATTATTACAGTTAATCAACAGGAGGTATTATGTCAGAGATACAAGATTTAAATGAAATGTTACAGATAAAAAGAGATAAATTGGATGCCTTAATAGCTGAAGGTAAAGATCCGCATAAAATAGGGAAATTTACCGATAGACAATTTGCAGACGACATAATAAATAATTACGACGATTACGAAGGAAAGACAGTAAGAGTAGCCGGAAGAATTATGTCTAAAAGAGGTCATGGTAAGGTAAACTTCATGCATCTGCAAGACTCAACGGGCAGAATCCAACTCTTTAATAGATTAAATGACTTAGGTGAACAAGAATACGAAGAGGTTTTAAAATACGATATAGGGGATATAATTGGCGCTGAAGGTGAGGTATTTACAACAAAAACAGGTGAAATCTCAGTTAGAACCAAGAAAATAACCC
The sequence above is a segment of the Peptoniphilaceae bacterium AMB_02 genome. Coding sequences within it:
- the ftsH gene encoding ATP-dependent zinc metalloprotease FtsH codes for the protein MNKRFRGTPIYIVLLLLLALLLSRLGRNVPQVEDISMTKFVEYLETNQVSKVSKQGNHYVGELKDKTEFKLFSSDSDFYNNYLKEKVDSKAIEMKEEEPPQRAWWVELLPTLFVVVIVIGAWYLFMSQTQGGNNRVMSFGKSKAKLHREDGEMINFSDVAGLVEEKEELGEIVDFLKDPRKFTELGARIPKGVLLVGPPGTGKTYLSKAVAGEAKVPFYSISGSDFVEMFVGVGASRVRDLFNEAKKNAPCIIFIDEIDAVGRRRGAGLGGGHDEREQTLNQLLVEMDGFSTNEGIIVMAATNRPDILDPAILRPGRFDRQVYVGLPDVKGREAILLVHTRNKRLEPDVDLKAIAKTTSGFTPADLENLCNEAALLTARHNLKAITREIFEEAAIKVVAGPEKKSKVVVEKERVLTAYHEAGHAIVSRLLPDTDPVHMITIIPRGMAGGFTAYIPEEDTNYHTKKGMEHRLVSLLGGRAAEDLVLDDISTGASNDIERATKIARAMVTIYGMSEKLGPMKYGTDEEDVFLGRDFGRSRNYSEEVAAEIDTEMRKLIGEAYDLALNLLKDNIRALHALAKELLDKETLNSDEFEAIFQKNTEPNGEVIVHEELQKVKDMDKKIEENLSQGEPTEEAEEPPEMDFEPEED
- a CDS encoding DUF986 family protein, with protein sequence MKSDEMILALYTIMFAFVVYMSYKTFTIRKDIKGEQITFNQKPKILQYILVGLLLAMIFMVQGIYLKIILLGISTYFVYNSTEKISFSEHGIYHNGRLEAWDDIKQWQFDDKKDALIIHTSKQKPNNVRIYPTRKEDKDEINKTIRKFKQKKNRKK
- a CDS encoding P1 family peptidase; the encoded protein is MDGNIVIPAGIKIGHYTDESAKTGCTVLVFEDGATCSVDVRGGAPGTRETDLLEPGNLVNMVHAILLSGGSAFGLDAATGVMQELESRGIGFMTPDAVVPIVPAAVIYDLSIGNPGIRPDAKAGRTATQNALDSSEKPELSGSIGAGTGATVAKMLGMEASTKSGIGSASVISGETEVFALVVVNAVGDIYDETNGQIIAMPKNPVSGESYPSEQLILNYNNPTPLQNTTIGVIATNARLTKAELKRLCISGHDAYAQCIKPVHSLSDGDTVFAVSTAKIEDNLDKLMVMASKAVREAIKNSIR
- a CDS encoding ECF transporter S component, whose product is MKNKISTRELSIMGLLIGIMIVLTSTPLGFIPVGPIFATTIHIPVLIAAILLGRKGGTIMGLVFGLLSLIRAYTNPTATSFIFMDPLVSLFPRIAMGYLTGLFYDKVKDKNPGKIKTAAFVIAGILMIYTAYNLFKRLSEGFSASVISYIIFIILTIGIMLILNNSKDKNKFSFYITAAFGTAFNTFSVLSMVYFLHAKGFMEAIGKTPDIALNTILSIAVINGLPEILVAGILVAAVVGVIKKK
- a CDS encoding type III pantothenate kinase encodes the protein MLLVIDIGNTNIVFGVYDGDELTHYWRISSDTDRASDEYGLILIQLLNVNDLEYGDIDDVIIASVVPKLTHTIPTMCERYLNITPIIVGTGTKTGINIRYDNPKEVGADRIVNSVAGYEHYGGPLIIVDIGTAISFDVINEKGDYLGGAIAPGIGIASDALFMRTSKLPKVELTDPSRVIGRTTIQSMQSGIIFGYIGLIDGMIERILEEMGTTVENTKVLGTGGFSRLIIQQSKYINELDIMLTLKGLKLIYEKNRK
- the dusB gene encoding tRNA dihydrouridine synthase DusB; its protein translation is MKKIESSNSKKTPKIYMAPMAGITDRAFREMCTEFGADICFTEMVNVKGLYYGDEGTDRLLDMGPEETNVGIQIFGRDVEIIEKVIYYKTNKLENIKILDFNIGCPAPKIFKNREGSYLMSEPELVGKILETMVKTSKVPVSAKIRLGTDPKNINYKEIAKIAEEAGVCQLTLHGRTRDSYYSGEVNIEAIKELVELLDIPVIGNGDIFSAEDAVHMLEYTRCDSIMIARGALGNPFIFSEIKEALKGNEFSKPDLEMRREVLLRHYEKIREYKPEHIAIREMRKHAAWYLKGLPGSNIIKNKINTAQSMEEVLTHLDSMETSA
- the greA gene encoding transcription elongation factor GreA; its protein translation is MVQKEVILTKEGLQKLEEELNLLRTTRRKEIAEKIKIARGFGDLSENAEYDEAKTEQAQNEDRIMKLENMLRNAQTIDESAISKDKVSIGSKIKILDIEFDEELEYTIVGSAEADPIKGLISNVSPVGSALIGKKAGETVSVNAPGGIVEYKILELIV